One genomic window of Moorella glycerini includes the following:
- a CDS encoding fibronectin type III domain-containing protein: MTATAALPGQVELTWINNAADKEGVVLERRAGGGPFLRVTTLMVGATAYTDTHVEANTTYTYRVLAFNLAGTSAYSNEAVVTTLP, translated from the coding sequence TTGACGGCCACGGCGGCTTTGCCGGGGCAGGTTGAACTTACCTGGATAAACAACGCTGCGGATAAAGAGGGGGTCGTTTTGGAGCGCCGGGCGGGAGGCGGGCCGTTTTTGCGGGTCACCACCCTGATGGTGGGAGCAACGGCCTATACCGATACCCACGTCGAGGCCAACACCACCTACACCTACCGGGTACTGGCCTTCAATCTAGCAGGAACATCAGCATATTCAAACGAGGCTGTCGTCACCACCTTGCCTTAG
- a CDS encoding IS110 family transposase, whose protein sequence is MEVVYERCCGLDVHKKKVVACLITPGEKQLKQEIRTFGTMTEDLEGLRGWLLENGVTAVAMESTGVYWKPIYNILEGQIPELILINPEHFKALKGKKTDCKDAVWLAELLRHGLLAGSFIPPKEIRELRELTRYRAALVAEHSREVQRVQKQLENSNIKLSSVATDIMGVSGREILKAMLNGNEDPKELAQMARGKLRKKIPELEKALEGKIEEHTRLLLKQQLEHLEFLEQQIEELNAEIEKRMEPFFEEAGRLAEVNGIKKEAAQDIIAEIGVDMTPFPDADHLASWAGVCPGNNESAGKRKSGKTRKGNQHLRAILVQCSWAAIRTKDSYLSAKYRRLAPRLGKKKALLAIAHSLIKIIYHLLKDKAHYQDPGPNYYTKEERERRIRRLVKQIEAQGYTVTLEEKPSVA, encoded by the coding sequence ATGGAAGTAGTGTATGAACGCTGCTGTGGGCTAGATGTCCACAAGAAAAAGGTAGTGGCGTGTCTGATCACGCCAGGAGAAAAACAACTAAAACAAGAAATAAGAACCTTTGGCACCATGACCGAAGACTTAGAAGGGTTACGGGGATGGCTTTTAGAAAACGGAGTTACTGCCGTAGCCATGGAAAGCACCGGAGTATATTGGAAACCGATATACAACATTTTAGAAGGCCAAATACCAGAATTAATATTGATCAACCCCGAACACTTTAAAGCCTTAAAGGGGAAGAAAACCGACTGCAAAGACGCGGTGTGGCTAGCCGAACTTTTAAGGCATGGCCTGCTAGCAGGAAGCTTTATCCCGCCGAAAGAAATAAGGGAATTAAGGGAGTTAACCAGGTATAGGGCGGCTTTGGTAGCAGAACACAGCCGCGAGGTGCAAAGGGTCCAAAAGCAGCTAGAAAACAGCAATATCAAATTAAGTTCAGTAGCCACAGATATCATGGGCGTATCAGGGCGAGAGATACTAAAAGCGATGCTTAACGGGAACGAAGATCCAAAAGAACTAGCGCAAATGGCCAGGGGGAAATTACGCAAGAAGATACCAGAACTAGAAAAAGCCCTGGAGGGGAAAATAGAAGAACATACCCGGCTATTGTTGAAACAACAACTAGAGCACCTGGAGTTTTTAGAGCAACAAATCGAAGAACTAAATGCCGAAATCGAAAAAAGGATGGAGCCTTTTTTCGAAGAAGCGGGGAGACTAGCTGAAGTAAACGGCATAAAAAAAGAAGCAGCCCAGGATATAATTGCCGAAATAGGCGTCGACATGACCCCCTTTCCTGATGCTGACCATTTAGCCTCATGGGCAGGGGTCTGTCCCGGTAACAACGAAAGTGCCGGTAAACGAAAGAGTGGGAAAACCCGTAAAGGAAATCAACACTTAAGAGCAATATTAGTCCAATGTTCCTGGGCCGCAATACGAACAAAAGACAGCTATCTCTCCGCGAAATATCGTCGATTAGCGCCACGACTAGGCAAGAAAAAAGCCCTGCTAGCCATCGCCCATAGTCTGATAAAAATTATCTACCATCTCCTAAAAGATAAAGCCCATTACCAGGATCCAGGACCAAACTACTATACCAAAGAAGAACGAGAACGCCGAATAAGGCGGTTAGTAAAGCAAATAGAAGCCCAAGGTTACACAGTAACTCTAGAAGAAAAGCCTTCTGTTGCCTAG
- a CDS encoding multicopper oxidase family protein, which translates to MLVSIELWARPGIVSLPGGFPAVIWGLAASPTAAPQVPGPVLEATVGDMVEITLHNMLNEPVSLTFPGQEIAPEPVLDAGGRLVSLTRFAAPGRSVVYSFPAYRPGTFRYESGTSPERQVQMGLYGALIVRPACWDDPASPNYYTAYGADTGSGYDVEAVILLSEFDRAAHEVIATGAVYNPLNYAPQYWLVNGRSFPDCVAPPDTSTQPLTSRVPVLAGQRVLLRLINAGFLAHTLAFQEGPARVVAEDGRPRRSPLLDATYDKNAITLGAGQSADLVFTPPEGEHYLYDRDLLHLVNNDDYPGGMMALVDVRPAFPVTPPKSLRLTVQPIFHFSGNN; encoded by the coding sequence ATGCTGGTAAGCATAGAACTCTGGGCACGTCCGGGCATCGTTTCGCTACCCGGTGGTTTCCCCGCCGTTATCTGGGGCCTGGCTGCCAGTCCGACCGCCGCGCCTCAAGTGCCGGGACCTGTGCTTGAAGCCACGGTCGGCGATATGGTAGAAATAACGCTTCATAATATGCTAAATGAACCTGTCTCTCTTACTTTTCCGGGGCAGGAGATTGCCCCGGAACCGGTCCTCGACGCCGGCGGCCGGCTGGTTTCGCTCACTCGCTTCGCCGCGCCAGGAAGGAGTGTGGTCTATAGTTTTCCCGCCTACCGCCCGGGTACCTTTCGCTATGAAAGCGGCACCAGTCCCGAGCGTCAGGTCCAGATGGGCCTGTACGGCGCGCTCATCGTAAGGCCGGCCTGCTGGGACGACCCTGCCAGCCCCAACTATTATACCGCCTACGGGGCAGATACCGGCAGCGGTTACGACGTTGAGGCTGTTATTCTGCTCAGCGAATTCGACCGCGCGGCGCACGAAGTTATCGCCACCGGCGCCGTATACAACCCGTTGAACTACGCCCCGCAGTATTGGCTGGTAAACGGGCGCTCCTTCCCGGACTGTGTGGCCCCACCCGATACATCCACGCAACCCCTCACCTCCCGCGTCCCCGTCCTTGCCGGCCAGCGGGTACTGCTCCGCTTAATTAATGCCGGCTTCCTTGCCCACACCCTGGCCTTCCAGGAAGGGCCGGCGCGCGTTGTGGCCGAGGACGGCCGGCCCCGCCGCAGTCCCTTGCTTGACGCTACTTACGATAAGAACGCCATAACCTTAGGCGCCGGGCAGAGCGCCGACCTGGTCTTCACGCCCCCGGAAGGGGAGCATTATCTATACGACCGGGATCTTTTGCACCTGGTCAATAACGACGATTACCCCGGCGGGATGATGGCCCTTGTTGATGTTCGCCCGGCCTTTCCTGTAACTCCTCCGAAATCACTAAGGCTTACAGTTCAGCCCATATTTCACTTTAGTGGAAATAATTAG
- a CDS encoding manganese catalase family protein, with translation MFKHDKKLLEMVRVERPNPNYAALLQEQIGGPHGELKAGLQYLAQSFRIQDPAIKDIFLDIAAEELSHLEMVCTAVNLLNGHEPQAMNATIGNVQAHVTTGLNPFYSNASGQVWTASYIEATGDLPADLLSNIAAEQRAKVVYEYLHRQIADRYVRQMIDFLLNREEAHNTMFRECFQKVQGTGSTQDWGVDKDARLFFNLSTPGSYVGSSLHNPQPPSFSEPQIPPQ, from the coding sequence ATGTTCAAGCACGATAAGAAGCTGCTAGAAATGGTGCGTGTGGAACGGCCGAACCCAAACTACGCGGCGCTTTTGCAGGAGCAAATCGGGGGTCCCCACGGTGAGTTGAAAGCCGGGTTACAATACCTGGCCCAAAGTTTTCGCATTCAAGACCCGGCCATCAAGGATATTTTCCTTGACATCGCCGCAGAGGAACTCAGTCACCTGGAAATGGTATGTACAGCAGTCAACCTCTTGAACGGCCATGAACCTCAGGCCATGAACGCCACCATCGGCAATGTTCAGGCGCATGTAACGACCGGACTCAATCCCTTTTACAGCAACGCCTCCGGCCAGGTGTGGACCGCGTCTTACATTGAAGCCACCGGTGACCTGCCCGCAGACCTGCTTTCCAACATCGCCGCCGAACAACGTGCCAAGGTTGTTTATGAATATCTGCACCGGCAAATCGCGGATCGGTATGTGCGGCAGATGATCGATTTCCTGTTGAACAGGGAAGAGGCGCACAACACCATGTTCCGGGAATGCTTCCAGAAGGTCCAGGGTACCGGCTCCACCCAGGACTGGGGTGTGGACAAGGACGCCCGGCTCTTTTTCAACCTGTCCACACCCGGCAGCTATGTGGGGTCCTCCCTACACAACCCGCAACCACCGTCCTTTTCCGAGCCGCAAATCCCGCCCCAGTAA
- a CDS encoding TIGR01777 family oxidoreductase, which translates to MKILITGGTGLLGRSLCTKLLQAGHDLIVLSRNAAAARGRLTPGVQLIRWQPGVERVPLEALEGVEAVINLAGENIGAGRWTASRKQLIMQSRLGVTRALTESFQKLNQHPRVFISGSAVGYYGPHGDEELTEASPPGHDFLAEVCRAWEQEANRARELGVRVVTIRTGIVLAREGGTLPRMVTPFRLFLGGPLGSGRQWVSWIHIADAVGIIQLALEHTTVAGPVNLTAPQPVRMEEFASVLGRVLKRPSSLRVPAWMLKMALGEMANLLLTGQRVLPARALQEGYQFRYPELAGALEDLLILSG; encoded by the coding sequence TTGAAAATATTAATCACCGGCGGTACAGGCCTTTTAGGACGTTCCCTTTGTACAAAACTCCTACAGGCAGGTCATGATCTAATAGTTCTTTCACGTAACGCAGCGGCAGCGAGGGGCAGGCTAACCCCCGGGGTTCAGCTTATCCGGTGGCAGCCGGGCGTGGAAAGGGTACCACTGGAGGCCCTGGAAGGTGTAGAAGCGGTTATCAACCTGGCCGGGGAAAATATCGGCGCCGGGCGCTGGACTGCTTCGCGAAAACAGCTTATTATGCAAAGCCGTTTGGGTGTCACCAGGGCATTGACAGAGTCCTTTCAAAAGTTAAACCAGCATCCCAGGGTATTCATTAGCGGGTCGGCAGTCGGCTATTATGGCCCCCATGGTGACGAAGAACTAACCGAGGCATCGCCGCCGGGGCATGACTTCCTGGCTGAAGTCTGCCGGGCCTGGGAGCAAGAAGCCAACCGGGCCAGGGAATTGGGAGTGAGGGTAGTAACCATACGTACCGGCATCGTCCTGGCCAGGGAAGGAGGAACCCTGCCGCGTATGGTTACCCCTTTTCGTTTGTTTCTTGGCGGGCCGTTAGGTAGCGGCCGGCAGTGGGTTTCCTGGATTCACATTGCTGATGCTGTAGGTATCATCCAGCTGGCCCTTGAACATACAACCGTGGCTGGACCGGTAAATCTCACCGCACCCCAGCCGGTACGGATGGAGGAATTTGCCTCGGTCCTGGGAAGAGTGCTGAAGCGGCCTTCCAGTTTGCGAGTACCGGCATGGATGCTGAAAATGGCCTTAGGGGAAATGGCCAATCTTCTCCTTACCGGCCAGCGGGTGCTACCTGCCCGGGCTTTGCAGGAGGGTTACCAGTTTCGCTATCCCGAGTTAGCAGGGGCCCTGGAAGATTTGCTTATCTTATCTGGATAG
- a CDS encoding tetratricopeptide repeat protein — MLPARLKRILAPMVMLLLIALSGCGGGLASDVKVLEKAVASQDWDTVSGLSKKMVQEHPERPEGYYFQGVYYYHQKEWQQAIDNLKKATELAPAYAGKGGDMLADIYIQLGIKLFDQDYQQSLELFKNASEASGDKSTGRRIAGIIMDQVNKKNAGKNFYDLKDYLPLLQAALQYDAANERVLFYTGVACRLRNENEEAVKYFDRLAPGPSSGSLPDRLFYFPSDAYCVAGRNMEYQFLQAGRWPPVPARPAPVILAGGPGPGQ, encoded by the coding sequence ATGCTTCCTGCTCGCCTGAAGCGTATCCTGGCGCCCATGGTGATGCTCCTGCTCATTGCCCTTAGTGGGTGTGGGGGCGGGTTAGCAAGTGATGTAAAAGTCCTCGAAAAAGCTGTTGCCAGCCAGGACTGGGATACTGTTTCCGGTTTAAGCAAAAAAATGGTGCAGGAACACCCTGAACGACCGGAAGGCTATTACTTCCAGGGCGTCTACTATTACCACCAGAAGGAGTGGCAACAGGCCATCGACAACCTCAAAAAAGCCACCGAACTCGCTCCTGCTTACGCCGGCAAAGGTGGGGACATGCTTGCCGATATCTACATACAGCTAGGAATAAAACTATTTGATCAAGATTATCAACAAAGCCTGGAGCTTTTTAAGAATGCCTCGGAAGCCTCCGGGGATAAAAGCACGGGCCGGAGAATAGCCGGGATCATCATGGACCAGGTAAATAAAAAGAACGCGGGGAAAAACTTTTATGACCTCAAGGATTACCTGCCCTTGCTGCAAGCCGCCCTGCAATATGACGCCGCCAACGAAAGGGTCTTATTTTATACCGGCGTGGCCTGCAGGTTGAGAAATGAAAACGAAGAAGCCGTTAAATACTTCGATCGGCTGGCACCCGGGCCCTCATCCGGCAGCCTTCCGGACAGGCTCTTTTATTTTCCCAGCGACGCTTATTGTGTTGCCGGCAGGAATATGGAGTATCAGTTCTTACAGGCAGGGCGATGGCCACCAGTTCCGGCGCGACCTGCCCCCGTCATTCTGGCTGGTGGACCTGGCCCGGGACAATAA
- a CDS encoding copper amine oxidase N-terminal domain-containing protein, giving the protein MLLALFLILIPVVATAAIPDPAFKAVNGTAIDIQFLLDHGLTMAQIKDLDYYAPVVEMLLKTGQINKDQASTLVEGLLAHRPAEAEPLKEGPAPFPPPSPRSAAGEPSTGPLKFVINNSLLDPGVTPRIIDGRVMVPARWLAEALGARVEWDGATRTIKIDDPESDSLRRQLTLLEKALTPKSPGETVQSWAAGVKNRNGAWQYALLAPALKEKCRPNYERMGWVTGVSSPWVEKYTILEQKEEPEGSWRFTVQFDLMTSTGPAGSYINHVTVQHQDGSWYITGIDSTWDQWQLKVQLQKQVEDLVARQYQHYRLLDTKIDLQSFYQSGFQAEAVYLVRVSHLLGVDTPAEWPPQKGRLHYLEENRARLTPEALRKIERQIAFWQQELQEYITEPQEANEFLKVTARFDSRGRLQKDAVQFFIEDAVGQYIPLDMNLPYFKSEAELIQQGYEEMRQLAAGAG; this is encoded by the coding sequence ATGCTGCTGGCACTATTCTTAATCCTGATCCCGGTGGTGGCCACGGCGGCCATACCAGACCCCGCCTTCAAGGCTGTCAACGGCACTGCCATTGACATCCAGTTTCTCCTGGATCACGGCTTGACCATGGCCCAGATAAAAGACCTGGACTACTACGCGCCTGTCGTGGAGATGCTCCTGAAGACAGGCCAGATCAATAAAGACCAGGCCAGCACCTTGGTCGAGGGACTCCTGGCCCACCGCCCGGCCGAAGCAGAACCTCTAAAGGAAGGCCCGGCGCCCTTCCCGCCGCCTTCTCCCCGGTCCGCTGCTGGCGAACCCTCTACCGGCCCGCTAAAATTCGTCATCAACAACTCGCTGCTTGATCCCGGCGTAACACCCCGGATCATCGACGGCCGGGTCATGGTGCCGGCCCGCTGGCTGGCCGAAGCCCTGGGAGCCAGGGTGGAGTGGGATGGAGCTACCCGCACCATTAAAATCGACGACCCGGAGAGTGACTCCCTGCGCCGCCAGCTAACCCTCCTGGAAAAAGCTTTAACTCCAAAGAGCCCGGGGGAAACTGTGCAGAGTTGGGCCGCAGGGGTCAAGAACCGCAACGGCGCCTGGCAATACGCCCTTTTAGCACCGGCCTTGAAAGAAAAGTGCCGTCCCAATTATGAAAGGATGGGGTGGGTGACGGGTGTATCCAGCCCCTGGGTAGAAAAATATACCATTCTTGAGCAAAAAGAAGAACCGGAAGGAAGCTGGCGCTTTACCGTCCAGTTCGACCTGATGACCTCCACCGGGCCGGCTGGATCTTATATAAACCATGTTACGGTGCAGCACCAGGATGGAAGCTGGTATATTACCGGCATTGACAGCACCTGGGACCAGTGGCAGCTCAAAGTCCAGCTCCAGAAACAGGTGGAGGACCTGGTAGCCAGGCAGTACCAGCATTACCGCCTGCTGGACACAAAGATTGACCTGCAATCCTTTTACCAGTCCGGCTTCCAGGCGGAAGCCGTATACCTGGTCCGGGTCAGCCACCTGCTGGGCGTAGACACCCCGGCGGAATGGCCGCCGCAGAAGGGCCGTCTCCACTACCTGGAAGAAAACCGCGCCCGCCTCACCCCGGAAGCGCTGCGAAAGATAGAAAGGCAAATTGCTTTCTGGCAGCAAGAATTGCAGGAGTATATTACTGAGCCCCAGGAAGCCAATGAATTCTTAAAGGTGACGGCCCGGTTCGACAGCCGGGGCCGGCTGCAAAAGGATGCCGTGCAATTTTTTATTGAAGACGCCGTTGGGCAGTATATCCCCCTGGATATGAACCTGCCTTACTTTAAGTCAGAAGCGGAGTTGATCCAGCAGGGGTATGAGGAGATGCGGCAGCTGGCCGCAGGCGCCGGGTAG
- a CDS encoding SurA N-terminal domain-containing protein: MEEGDSVLAGNNRTLLKALIVMTLLPILAFTACARSSQSPKEIEEAVALVNGQPITKEALEKEMLRMQFMAEMRFQSGTVSIDEFLKQSGRDWSKMTPEEKRYYLRAKRQSEMTGEKNEAFNRLVREEVLYQEAVKEGYKVSIDEARQRYQEIETFSQESLKEALKEEKAKEEIERLQEVDNKFQEWMGFTSPEALTEYRVQRLMRTMPISRLREKFKADWGNKHPEIRGDEFRYMVENRWEDYTNELLRQADIRIKDKDLEIIYD; the protein is encoded by the coding sequence ATGGAAGAAGGGGATAGTGTGCTCGCCGGCAACAATCGGACCCTGTTGAAAGCATTAATCGTTATGACCTTACTACCAATCCTCGCCTTTACAGCCTGCGCCCGATCATCTCAATCGCCAAAAGAAATCGAGGAGGCAGTAGCCCTTGTAAATGGTCAACCAATAACTAAGGAAGCTCTGGAAAAAGAAATGCTTAGAATGCAATTCATGGCTGAAATGAGGTTTCAATCAGGAACTGTTTCTATAGACGAGTTTCTTAAGCAATCCGGACGGGACTGGTCCAAGATGACACCAGAGGAAAAGCGTTACTACCTGCGGGCAAAACGTCAAAGCGAAATGACAGGGGAGAAGAATGAGGCTTTTAACCGGCTGGTGCGGGAGGAGGTTCTGTACCAGGAAGCGGTTAAAGAGGGATATAAAGTTTCTATAGACGAGGCCCGGCAGCGTTACCAGGAAATAGAGACCTTTTCCCAGGAATCCCTAAAAGAGGCGCTTAAAGAAGAAAAGGCAAAAGAAGAGATAGAAAGACTACAAGAGGTCGACAATAAGTTCCAGGAGTGGATGGGCTTTACCAGTCCGGAAGCGCTAACAGAATACCGGGTGCAAAGGCTCATGCGAACCATGCCCATTAGCCGTTTACGGGAAAAGTTTAAAGCGGATTGGGGCAATAAACACCCTGAAATCCGCGGGGATGAGTTCCGGTACATGGTTGAAAATCGCTGGGAAGATTATACTAACGAACTTTTGCGCCAGGCCGATATTCGTATAAAAGACAAAGACCTTGAGATTATTTATGATTAG
- a CDS encoding type II toxin-antitoxin system VapC family toxin, whose translation MVMAKYLVDTDWAVFYLRGKEPFVTTLKEYRQKGLAISVVTIAELYEGVFRSAKPEEKESSLRDFLKGISIINVSPPIARLFGQRRAELHKQGLTISDFDLLIGCTAIFFNLTLLTNNKKHYEKIPGLTEIITLE comes from the coding sequence ATGGTGATGGCAAAATACCTGGTCGATACAGATTGGGCGGTTTTTTATCTCCGGGGCAAGGAACCATTCGTAACGACTTTAAAAGAGTACAGGCAAAAAGGACTGGCCATAAGTGTAGTTACCATCGCTGAATTGTATGAAGGGGTTTTTAGAAGTGCGAAGCCAGAGGAAAAAGAAAGTTCATTGCGCGATTTTCTGAAGGGCATTTCCATAATAAATGTTTCCCCGCCTATAGCACGCCTCTTCGGTCAACGAAGAGCGGAATTGCATAAACAGGGGTTAACAATCAGCGATTTTGACTTATTAATAGGTTGTACAGCGATATTTTTCAACCTAACGTTATTGACTAATAACAAAAAGCATTATGAAAAGATACCTGGGCTAACTGAAATAATTACTCTAGAATAA
- a CDS encoding YifB family Mg chelatase-like AAA ATPase gives MLAIVNSVVLVGLEGQSVRVEVDISNGLPVCDIVGLPDLSVKEARERVRAAIKNSGFDFPLRRIIVNLAPGDIKKEGPIYDLPIALGILMAAEELGSGPEAVIYAVGELSLEGSLRPIPGVLPMALALQEFQPGATFIVPAANANEAALASRLKVLAAESLAQVVAYWRGDEELPEVKPATGDSPPPVFNGVDLADIKGQAAAKRGLEIAAAGGHNILLIGSPGAGKTMLARSLPSILPPLTYEEALTVTKIYSAAGLLAPGQGLVTERPFRTPHHTASTASIIGGGRIPKPGEVSLATHGVLFLDEMAEYRRDVLEALRQPLEDRVVTVSRLAAAITYPADFLLIGSVNPCPCGYYGDAVKECLCTPHQVAQYRKRLSGPLLDRIDLHLEVPRLTYHEVETGTTPENSAAVRERVRAARQRQLERLKGTGATCNAAMTARQVHQYCRLAPQARTLLRDAFNKLGLSMRAHDRLLKVARTIADLEGSELITAAHLAEAIQYRSLDWGEEKLAMQ, from the coding sequence ATGCTAGCCATTGTTAATTCCGTCGTCCTCGTGGGCCTGGAGGGCCAGAGTGTACGGGTAGAGGTGGATATTAGCAATGGTTTGCCTGTTTGTGATATAGTGGGTCTCCCGGACCTCTCCGTGAAAGAGGCCCGGGAACGGGTACGGGCGGCAATTAAAAACTCCGGCTTTGACTTTCCTTTACGCCGGATAATCGTTAACCTGGCCCCTGGTGATATCAAAAAAGAAGGTCCCATCTATGACCTACCTATTGCCCTGGGTATCCTGATGGCTGCGGAAGAACTTGGTAGCGGGCCGGAGGCGGTCATCTATGCTGTGGGCGAGCTTTCCCTGGAGGGTAGCCTGCGGCCCATACCTGGGGTTTTGCCCATGGCCCTGGCCCTGCAGGAGTTCCAGCCCGGAGCAACTTTTATTGTCCCGGCGGCCAATGCCAATGAAGCCGCCCTGGCCTCCAGGTTAAAGGTGCTGGCGGCAGAAAGCCTGGCCCAGGTGGTGGCTTACTGGCGCGGTGATGAGGAGCTGCCGGAAGTTAAACCGGCAACAGGGGATAGTCCACCCCCGGTTTTTAACGGGGTGGACCTGGCTGATATCAAGGGCCAGGCGGCCGCCAAGAGGGGACTGGAAATAGCAGCTGCTGGCGGCCATAATATCCTGCTCATTGGCAGTCCCGGGGCGGGGAAAACCATGCTGGCACGGAGCCTGCCATCAATCTTGCCACCCCTGACCTATGAAGAAGCCCTTACCGTAACCAAGATTTACAGCGCCGCCGGGTTGCTGGCTCCCGGCCAGGGACTGGTAACGGAACGCCCCTTCCGGACACCCCACCATACGGCCTCGACGGCCAGTATTATCGGGGGCGGCCGCATCCCCAAACCCGGGGAGGTAAGCCTAGCCACCCACGGTGTTCTTTTCCTGGATGAGATGGCCGAATACCGCCGTGACGTCCTGGAGGCCCTGCGCCAGCCTTTGGAAGACCGGGTGGTAACCGTATCCCGGTTGGCGGCAGCCATTACCTATCCCGCCGATTTCCTTTTAATCGGCAGCGTGAATCCCTGTCCCTGCGGCTATTATGGCGATGCGGTCAAGGAATGCCTGTGCACCCCCCACCAGGTGGCCCAGTACCGGAAAAGGTTATCCGGGCCTTTGCTGGACAGGATAGACCTGCACTTGGAAGTTCCCCGGCTGACCTACCATGAAGTCGAAACCGGGACCACGCCGGAAAACTCGGCCGCCGTCAGGGAGCGGGTCAGGGCAGCCCGCCAGAGGCAACTGGAGAGGTTAAAGGGGACAGGGGCTACCTGCAATGCGGCTATGACGGCCCGCCAGGTGCACCAGTACTGCCGCCTGGCCCCTCAGGCGCGCACCCTTTTACGCGATGCCTTCAACAAGCTGGGCCTCTCTATGCGGGCCCATGACCGCTTGCTCAAGGTGGCCCGGACCATTGCCGACCTGGAAGGGTCGGAGTTAATAACTGCCGCCCACCTGGCCGAGGCCATCCAGTACCGCAGCCTGGACTGGGGGGAGGAGAAACTGGCAATGCAGTAG
- a CDS encoding ferredoxin domain-containing protein, with protein MPEFQAMGLIAELMAIAARTAPKAGGKDFMELKILQGETLEQLAAAMARYGQESGKKNFDRDGENVRRSDAVLLVGLKNAAKTGLDCGACGVPRCADLEQLHAGPEFAGPICAWRLMDLGIALGSAAKMAGMLNADNRIMYRIGVVARKMGLMDADVIAGIPIAATGKNIYFDR; from the coding sequence ATGCCTGAATTTCAAGCCATGGGTTTAATTGCCGAACTAATGGCCATTGCTGCCCGGACGGCGCCCAAGGCCGGGGGGAAAGACTTTATGGAGTTAAAGATTCTCCAGGGAGAAACCCTGGAGCAGCTGGCCGCGGCTATGGCCCGCTATGGCCAGGAGAGCGGGAAGAAAAACTTTGATCGCGATGGTGAGAATGTCCGCCGCTCTGATGCCGTTCTCCTGGTAGGGCTGAAAAACGCTGCTAAAACCGGCCTGGACTGTGGTGCCTGCGGTGTTCCCCGCTGTGCCGACCTGGAACAGTTGCATGCTGGGCCCGAGTTTGCCGGGCCAATCTGCGCCTGGCGGTTAATGGACCTGGGGATAGCCCTGGGTTCGGCCGCCAAAATGGCGGGGATGCTCAATGCCGATAACCGCATTATGTACCGGATTGGTGTCGTGGCCCGGAAAATGGGTCTCATGGATGCCGACGTTATTGCCGGTATCCCCATTGCCGCGACCGGGAAAAACATTTATTTTGATCGCTAG